DNA sequence from the Cupriavidus sp. WKF15 genome:
GGGCGATGCCGCGGGCATTGCGCTGTATGGCGGAACGATGCTGGAGGGCAGCGTGGGGACCATTGCTGCCGCACATGGCTTCTGCACGTTGCCGCAGCTGGCGTGGGGCACGGAGTTGTTCGGGCCGCTGCTGCTGAAGGACGACATCGTGGTCGAGCGGCCCACCTATCGCGACTTCAGCCTGCACCTGCCTGAAGGCCCGGGGCTGGGTCTTGCGCTCGATGAAGACAAGCTCGCGCACTATCGGCGCGATCGCGCCTGAACAACCTGATTCAATGAGAGGAACGCCATGCTTTACCTGGTCCGGATGGATGTGAACCTGCCGAACGACATGCCCGCCGCGCAGGCCGATGACATCAAGGCACGCGAGAAGGCGTATGCCCAGCAACTGCAGCATGAAGGCAAGTGGCAGCAACTGTACCGCGTGGTGGGCGAGTACGCTAACTACAGCATCTTCGACGTGGCCTCGCACGACGAGCTGCACACGTTGCTATCCGGCCTGCCGCTGTTCCCGTACATGAAGATCCACGTGACGCCGCTGGCCAAGCACCCTTCGTCGATCCGCTGAAACACGCACGAGACAAAAACACACGAGACAAAAACAACCCGCATCGCGCGGGCACGCAGAGAGGAGACCATGAAGACGTTGTTCCAGCGGCTGGCCTGCACCGGCCGTGCAGGCGCGCTTGCCCTGGCGGCAAGCCTTTCGTTCGCCGCACCGGCCGCGCACGCGGCCTATCCCGACCACCCGATCCGCTGGATCGTGCCGTTCCCTTCGGGCGGCGCGATGGACAACATCGCACGCACGCTGGGCGAAGACATGTCGCGCACGCTCGGCCAGTCGATCGTGGTCGAGAACCG
Encoded proteins:
- the catC gene encoding muconolactone Delta-isomerase, which codes for MLYLVRMDVNLPNDMPAAQADDIKAREKAYAQQLQHEGKWQQLYRVVGEYANYSIFDVASHDELHTLLSGLPLFPYMKIHVTPLAKHPSSIR